One window of Ciconia boyciana chromosome 10, ASM3463844v1, whole genome shotgun sequence genomic DNA carries:
- the MAIP1 gene encoding m-AAA protease-interacting protein 1, mitochondrial isoform X2, whose translation MALRAAPGRGCWLARALAAPGAARVPPPPAAASALPLARLRPLRPAARFASTAGQGPEAEGPQRRVVVVRITSPFAWLRTRFYYLLIRLYFDQEFSIEEFTRGAKQAFSVVSKLLSQRKLDLLDELVSAEVLQVLKEKISLLPDNHRDALAADIDAIMYTTEGDVRIYYDDDVWELKAFTHSPVQNLVPEGIYRRSKTRLDNYTD comes from the exons ATGGCGCTGCGCGCGGCTCCGGGCCGCGGCTGCTGGCTGGCGCGCGCGCTCGCGGCGCCGGGGGCAGCCCgggtcccgccgccgcccgccgccgcctcggcccTGCCGCTGGCCCGGCTCCGGCCGCTCCGGCCCGCCGCGCGGTTCGCCAGCACCGCCGGGCAGGGGCCCGAGGCCGAGGGTCCGCAGcggcgggtggtggtggtgaggaTCACCAGCCCCTTCGCCTGGCTGCGCACCCGCTTCTATTACCTCCTCATCCGCCTCTACTTCGACCAGGAGTTCAGCATCGAGGAGTTCACGCGGGGGGCCAAGCAG gccttttctgttgtttcaaaGCTGCTGTCTCAGCGTAAACTTGACCTGCTGGATGAACTTGTATCAGCAGAG GTACTTCAGGTGCTgaaggaaaagatttctttGCTCCCTGACAACCACAGGGATGCTTTAGCAGCTGACATTGATGCAATCATGTACACGACAGAAGGAGATGTTCGCATTTACTATGATGATGATG TTTGGGAACTGAAAGCATTCACACATTCACCAGTGCAGAACTTG GTTCCAGAGGGAATTTACAGAAGGAGCAAAACCAGACTGGACAATTACACGGATTGA
- the MAIP1 gene encoding m-AAA protease-interacting protein 1, mitochondrial isoform X1, whose translation MALRAAPGRGCWLARALAAPGAARVPPPPAAASALPLARLRPLRPAARFASTAGQGPEAEGPQRRVVVVRITSPFAWLRTRFYYLLIRLYFDQEFSIEEFTRGAKQAFSVVSKLLSQRKLDLLDELVSAEVLQVLKEKISLLPDNHRDALAADIDAIMYTTEGDVRIYYDDDGRKFVSILMRFWYLNGANLPDEVPGETKVFQIVFGDESTKEKRHLLTANYEFQREFTEGAKPDWTITRIEHPRLLE comes from the exons ATGGCGCTGCGCGCGGCTCCGGGCCGCGGCTGCTGGCTGGCGCGCGCGCTCGCGGCGCCGGGGGCAGCCCgggtcccgccgccgcccgccgccgcctcggcccTGCCGCTGGCCCGGCTCCGGCCGCTCCGGCCCGCCGCGCGGTTCGCCAGCACCGCCGGGCAGGGGCCCGAGGCCGAGGGTCCGCAGcggcgggtggtggtggtgaggaTCACCAGCCCCTTCGCCTGGCTGCGCACCCGCTTCTATTACCTCCTCATCCGCCTCTACTTCGACCAGGAGTTCAGCATCGAGGAGTTCACGCGGGGGGCCAAGCAG gccttttctgttgtttcaaaGCTGCTGTCTCAGCGTAAACTTGACCTGCTGGATGAACTTGTATCAGCAGAG GTACTTCAGGTGCTgaaggaaaagatttctttGCTCCCTGACAACCACAGGGATGCTTTAGCAGCTGACATTGATGCAATCATGTACACGACAGAAGGAGATGTTCGCATTTACTATGATGATGATG GAAGGAAGTTTGTTAGTATTCTGATGCGTTTCTGGTATCTGAATGGTGCTAACCTACCTGATGAAGTACCAGGTGAAACCAAAGTTTTCCAGATCGTGTTTGGAGatgaaagcacaaaagaaaaaagacatctttTAACAGCAAACTATGA GTTCCAGAGGGAATTTACAGAAGGAGCAAAACCAGACTGGACAATTACACGGATTGAGCATCCAAGGCTATTAGAATAA